In a single window of the Campylobacter hyointestinalis subsp. lawsonii genome:
- a CDS encoding restriction endonuclease: MVEYIIYFGLGSILTSGYFYIEIKKLNKQKEQEKIEKEKYIEELKQANIDKGIKYEFQIGRHFKGLGYKVYMKGVKEGKKDMGIDIIAYKDKEVLLIQCKNSIYPLKQDIIRKFIGDCHMYEKENNKYLNNKIIKRVIVSNSNMDKGCELYFQQHKVECNFLQIKEN; the protein is encoded by the coding sequence ATGGTTGAATATATTATATATTTCGGACTTGGAAGTATATTAACTAGTGGATATTTTTATATAGAGATAAAAAAATTAAACAAACAAAAAGAACAAGAAAAAATAGAAAAAGAAAAATATATAGAAGAATTAAAACAAGCAAATATAGACAAAGGGATTAAATATGAATTTCAGATAGGAAGACATTTTAAAGGGTTGGGATACAAAGTATATATGAAAGGGGTGAAAGAAGGAAAAAAAGATATGGGAATAGACATAATAGCATATAAGGATAAAGAAGTATTATTAATACAATGCAAAAATTCAATATATCCACTAAAGCAAGATATAATAAGAAAATTTATAGGAGATTGCCATATGTATGAAAAAGAAAATAATAAATATTTAAATAATAAAATTATAAAAAGAGTGATAGTTTCTAACTCAAATATGGATAAAGGATGTGAATTATACTTTCAACAACATAAAGTAGAGTGTAATTTTTTACAAATTAAAGAAAATTAA
- a CDS encoding addiction module antidote protein: MLALKEFDPIDFLNNSEMRKEYLNQVLADGDIEELKRAIFYISKAEGLENVAKKANLNRESFYKMFKPNSKPRFESIFKILNALDYKLSCN; this comes from the coding sequence ATGCTAGCATTGAAAGAATTTGATCCTATTGATTTTTTGAATAATTCAGAAATGAGAAAGGAGTATTTAAATCAAGTTTTGGCAGATGGCGATATCGAGGAGCTTAAAAGAGCTATATTTTATATTTCCAAAGCCGAAGGCTTAGAGAATGTAGCAAAAAAAGCAAATTTAAATAGGGAAAGCTTTTATAAGATGTTTAAACCTAATTCTAAACCTAGATTTGAAAGTATATTTAAAATCCTAAATGCACTTGATTATAAACTTAGTTGCAATTAG
- a CDS encoding type II toxin-antitoxin system RelE/ParE family toxin yields the protein MEIKYTKQFEKWYLSLSDYKVKSAILRRFDKIKNDDYLGDFKSIDIDLYELRIFVSGGIRLYYTIQNGVLVIFLCGGDKSSQDRDIQKAKNLLKELKC from the coding sequence ATGGAAATAAAATATACTAAGCAGTTTGAAAAATGGTATCTTTCTTTATCTGATTATAAAGTTAAATCGGCTATATTGCGTAGATTTGACAAGATAAAAAATGATGATTATTTGGGCGATTTTAAGAGTATAGATATTGATTTATATGAGCTTAGGATTTTTGTTTCAGGTGGGATAAGATTGTATTATACTATCCAAAATGGTGTTTTAGTTATATTTCTTTGTGGTGGTGATAAATCAAGTCAAGATAGAGATATACAAAAAGCTAAAAATTTATTAAAGGAATTAAAATGCTAG
- a CDS encoding tyrosine-type recombinase/integrase — MDKNPCDFVELPKFDNKVYFDYGVKTQKRIINAIVNNINPTADIFFFLLHGRRKNEVLSLNWSDLNLKNRTYKIPCQINKAKRDMFYTMSDELYNRLYKRYIKAKKLNLLNTYVFLNPDTNNKFVDLRRSWNTLLKSNNLPKIRLHDIRHLIATYSINYLNLPVEQVSLGHTNITTTQKYITTNIKKSKETIENILNSVK, encoded by the coding sequence ATAGATAAAAATCCTTGTGATTTTGTAGAACTTCCTAAATTTGATAATAAAGTATATTTTGACTATGGTGTAAAAACTCAAAAAAGGATTATTAATGCTATTGTTAATAACATAAATCCAACTGCTGATATCTTCTTTTTCCTTTTGCATGGTAGAAGAAAAAACGAAGTTTTATCTCTTAATTGGTCTGATTTAAATTTGAAAAATAGAACTTATAAAATACCTTGCCAAATTAATAAAGCTAAGCGTGATATGTTTTATACTATGAGTGATGAGCTTTATAACAGACTTTATAAAAGATATATTAAAGCTAAAAAGTTAAATTTACTAAATACCTATGTTTTTCTTAATCCAGATACTAATAATAAATTTGTTGATTTACGCCGTTCTTGGAATACTTTATTAAAATCTAATAATTTACCTAAAATAAGATTACACGATATAAGACACTTAATCGCTACTTATTCTATCAATTATTTAAATTTACCAGTTGAGCAAGTAAGTTTGGGTCATACAAATATAACTACTACACAAAAATACATCACTACAAATATTAAAAAATCAAAAGAAACAATCGAAAATATACTAAATTCTGTAAAATAA
- the feoB gene encoding ferrous iron transport protein B, with the protein MKKEFIVALVGQPNVGKSQLLSSISGANLKIGNFAGVTVDKYEATLVKGDIILNFIDLPGLYSLDDFSKDESVAKDFLMKSKYDMILNVVDSTNLERNLFLTSELMALGKKMVVALNMDDEAKSEGIEIDDKQLSSILNIPAVKVSSVKKTNFSNLLDTIIDVLSKPYTPNKLKFSDQIEEELIYLAQKIDEANFKKDEICSRQAAILFLLEDKKFYTMSHEDPKMLFLIPEIKKVFDNIKQKTQNSSIEDVLIDEYHSFAKGAALETQNIKAQKSTDITKKIDSILIHRFFGLPIFLFFMWLLFQATFTLGEVPMQYIEMVFAWFGDSVAANLNDDMLKSIIVDGIIAGVGTVILFLPNIIILFLGIALLETTGYMARVAFLLDGFFHKFGLHGKSFIPLVTGFGCSIPAYMAARTLKSQKDRLLTMFIIGFMSCGARLPVYVLFAGAFFKPENAGNVLFFIYISGALLGLIAAKVLRILVFKGDDEPFVMEMPKYRLPSVKLIWLTIYSKSMMYLKKAGTFILAASILVWFVSTFPQNPNIEEKYQQQIQLASSDELKLELTHQKDQELMENTYLGMFGKAIEPVFAPLGFNWKMSVATVSGLAAKEVIVSTLGVLYSLGGEVSENNTTLQQTLAKNIPFASAMAFIVFVMVYLPCLAATAVFSKEAESKKYTFYLITFTFCTAWVLSFATYKVIVFLNIT; encoded by the coding sequence ATGAAAAAAGAATTCATAGTAGCATTAGTCGGCCAACCAAACGTAGGTAAAAGTCAGCTTTTAAGCTCTATTAGTGGAGCAAACCTTAAAATAGGAAATTTTGCTGGGGTTACTGTAGATAAATATGAAGCCACGCTAGTAAAAGGCGATATCATTTTAAATTTCATCGATCTGCCTGGACTTTATAGTTTAGATGATTTTTCAAAAGATGAAAGCGTAGCAAAAGATTTTTTGATGAAAAGCAAATACGATATGATACTAAATGTCGTAGATTCCACAAATTTAGAAAGAAATTTATTTCTAACATCTGAGCTCATGGCGCTAGGTAAAAAGATGGTCGTCGCTTTAAATATGGACGATGAAGCCAAAAGCGAAGGCATAGAGATAGATGACAAACAGCTAAGTAGCATACTAAATATCCCTGCTGTCAAAGTATCCTCCGTAAAAAAGACGAATTTTTCAAATTTACTAGATACAATTATAGATGTTCTCTCAAAACCATACACGCCAAACAAACTCAAATTTAGCGATCAGATAGAAGAAGAGCTGATATATCTAGCACAAAAAATCGATGAAGCAAATTTTAAAAAAGATGAGATTTGCTCAAGACAAGCCGCTATACTATTTTTACTAGAAGATAAGAAATTCTACACTATGTCTCATGAAGATCCAAAAATGCTATTTTTGATACCTGAGATTAAAAAAGTATTTGATAATATCAAGCAAAAGACACAAAACAGCTCCATAGAAGACGTGCTCATCGATGAATATCACTCGTTTGCAAAAGGTGCAGCCTTAGAAACTCAAAATATAAAAGCCCAAAAAAGTACAGATATAACAAAAAAGATAGATAGCATACTTATACATAGATTTTTCGGACTACCTATATTTTTATTTTTTATGTGGTTACTATTTCAAGCCACATTTACTCTTGGCGAAGTTCCGATGCAGTATATAGAAATGGTATTTGCGTGGTTTGGAGATAGTGTAGCTGCAAATTTAAATGACGATATGCTAAAATCCATAATAGTAGATGGCATCATCGCCGGAGTTGGCACAGTAATACTATTTTTACCAAACATTATCATTTTATTTTTAGGTATAGCACTTTTAGAAACAACAGGATATATGGCAAGAGTCGCGTTTTTACTAGATGGATTTTTTCATAAATTTGGGCTTCATGGCAAAAGCTTCATACCTCTAGTTACTGGATTTGGATGTTCTATTCCTGCGTATATGGCAGCGCGCACTTTAAAAAGTCAAAAGGACAGACTTCTTACTATGTTTATCATAGGATTTATGAGCTGTGGTGCTAGGCTTCCTGTGTATGTGCTATTTGCCGGAGCATTTTTTAAACCCGAAAATGCGGGAAACGTACTATTTTTCATCTATATATCGGGAGCTCTTTTAGGACTTATAGCAGCTAAGGTTTTACGCATTTTAGTTTTTAAAGGAGATGATGAACCATTTGTTATGGAGATGCCAAAATACAGACTTCCAAGCGTAAAACTCATCTGGCTAACCATATACTCAAAATCTATGATGTATTTAAAAAAAGCTGGTACTTTTATACTAGCAGCTTCCATTTTAGTCTGGTTTGTTAGTACTTTTCCGCAAAATCCAAATATAGAAGAGAAATACCAACAACAAATTCAATTAGCATCAAGCGACGAGCTAAAACTAGAACTTACTCATCAAAAAGATCAAGAACTTATGGAAAATACATATCTAGGAATGTTCGGTAAAGCCATAGAGCCGGTATTTGCACCGCTTGGTTTTAACTGGAAAATGTCTGTTGCCACAGTAAGTGGGCTTGCGGCAAAAGAAGTTATTGTTTCTACTTTAGGAGTTTTATACTCTTTAGGCGGAGAAGTTAGCGAAAACAATACCACTTTACAGCAAACCTTAGCCAAAAATATACCATTTGCCTCGGCTATGGCGTTTATAGTATTTGTTATGGTATATCTGCCTTGTTTAGCTGCAACAGCCGTATTTTCAAAAGAAGCAGAAAGCAAAAAATACACGTTTTATCTGATAACCTTTACGTTTTGCACTGCTTGGGTACTATCTTTTGCAACTTATAAAGTAATCGTATTTTTAAATATAACGTGA